In one window of Solanum pennellii chromosome 2, SPENNV200 DNA:
- the LOC107009004 gene encoding putative pentatricopeptide repeat-containing protein At3g28640 has translation MNCLSNALVLVRANNSFQIWKWCMSMAEKCNNMRQLKAIHAIYITLGLQRNTYAVSKLLDFCALSNSGNLSYASRIFAQVQTPNTFLYNALIRAYSSSPRPQVSLNYFNLMVQSSNAAAPDSFTFPFLLIACANGPLEVEGKQIHSWIIKNSFSASNAHVQTALIRFYTNCKALDDARKVFDEITDIDVIQCNVLMSGHLQSGLAKEALSIFQDMLGRGVGPDEYCVTTALGACAQLGALEQGKWIHEHVTKSEWLEYDVFIGSALVDMYAKCGCINLASEVFESMPTRNKHSWATMIRGFAVHGRPELAISCLERMQVADGLKPDGVVILAVLAACAHSGLQKEGQGLLDEMECLYGVTPEHEHFSCVVDLLCRAGRLDDALKLIRRMPMKPRASVWGALLSGCRNHNNVNLAELAVKEILLVEDGNEAEEDSAYVQLSNIYLAARQCDDARRIRRRIGDRGLRKTPGYSAIEIDGMVNEFISGDVSHICLADIHKVLDLTYLDPHFDNLI, from the coding sequence ATGAACTGTCTAAGCAACGCCCTTGTCCTAGTGAGAGCCAACAACAGCTTCCAAATATGGAAGTGGTGCATGTCTATGGCAGAAAAGTGCAACAATATGCGTCAACTCAAAGCTATCCACGCCATTTACATTACCCTCGGTCTTCAACGCAACACTTACGCCGTCAGCAAGCTCCTCGATTTTTGTGCCCTTTCAAATTCCGGCAACCTTTCCTACGCCTCACGGATCTTCGCCCAGGTTCAAACTCCCAATACGTTCCTCTACAACGCCCTTATACGGGCCTACTCTAGCAGCCCACGACCCCAAGTTTCCCTCAATTACTTCAATCTCATGGTACAATCCAGTAACGCTGCGGCTCCTGATAGCTTCACATTTCCCTTCCTTCTCATCGCTTGCGCTAACGGTCCTTTGGAAGTGGAGGGTAAACAAATACACAGTTGGATAATCAAGAATTCCTTTTCTGCGTCAAATGCACATGTACAGACTGCATTAATTCGGTTTTACACGAACTGCAAAGCATTGGATGATGCTCGTAAGGTGTTTGATGAAATTACTGACATTGATGTTATTCAATGTAATGTTCTTATGAGTGGACACCTTCAAAGCGGACTAGCAAAGGAGGCATTGAGTATTTTTCAAGATATGTTGGGGCGTGGAGTTGGTCCAGATGAGTACTGTGTGACCACAGCACTTGGGGCCTGTGCTCAGTTGGGTGCTCTTGAGCAAGGAAAATGGATTCATGAGCATGTTACAAAGAGTGAGTGGTTGGAATACGATGTTTTTATCGGCTCTGCTCTTGTTGATATGTATGCTAAGTGTGGGTGTATTAACCTGGCTTCTGAGGTATTTGAGAGCATGCCTACGAGGAATAAGCATTCGTGGGCGACAATGATTAGAGGATTTGCTGTCCATGGTCGTCCTGAGCTAGCAATAAGCTGTTTGGAGAGGATGCAGGTGGCTGATGGGCTTAAGCCTGATGGTGTTGTCATTCTTGCAGTTTTAGCAGCATGTGCACATTCAGGGCTTCAGAAAGAAGGTCAAGGTTTGTTGGATGAGATGGAATGTTTATATGGCGTTACACCGGAACATGAGCACTTCAGCTGTGTAGTGGACTTGTTATGCAGAGCTGGCCGATTGGATGACGCACTTAAGCTTATTAGAAGGATGCCAATGAAACCTCGGGCCTCTGTTTGGGGAGCATTGTTAAGTGGTTGCCGAAATCACAACAACGTGAATCTTGCAGAACTTGCTGTCAAAGAGATTTTGTTGGTAGAAGATGGCAATGAAGCTGAAGAAGATTCTGCTTATGTTCaactatcaaatatatatttagcagCTCGACAATGTGATGATGCACGTCGAATCAGGAGGAGAATTGGTGACCGAGGGCTCAGGAAGACACCTGGATACAGTGCAATTGAGATTGATGGGATGGTTAATGAGTTTATATCTGGAGACGTTTCCCATATATGTCTAGCTGACATTCATAAGGTGCTTGATCTAACATATCTAGATCCCCATTTCGACAACCTAATATAG